AGGTCGGAACTGGCGAGAGCCATCCCATCGAGGAATTGAGCAGTGGTGAGAAGCAAGTGCTGCTCATGCTGGCAACGATCACGCGCTGGCTGCGGCCGGGCGGCATCGTGCTTGTGGACGAGCCAGACCTGCACCTGCACGTCTCCCTGGCGACGGCGTTCGTCAGCCATCTGCGCCGAATGGTCGCAGATAAAGGCGGCCAACTCATCATCGCCTCGCACATGCCGGAGTTGTGGGAGCTATTTACGGACTCGCACACCGTCCGCCTGGATGCAACGGGAAAAGAGGTGGCGCGATGAGCGCCCTGCCGGCCTGGATCGTTGAGATCGAGAACCTGGCGCGCGGTTTGCCGGTCATCTTGGTTGAGGGCAAGGAAGATGTGATGTGGTTCGGCCATTTTCTGGACCTGCACGCGGCCGGTTGGCGGAGCCGCACGTTTCTCGCGGCGGCTGAGGGCAAGCGCCATGTGATCCAGGGGACAACCATCCACCGCCCTTCGTGGATCGGGATCATTGACCGCGATGAATGGCGTGAAGCCGATGTTGTCGCCGCAGCCGGTAGATCGTCGCGCCTGCATATCTTGCCGCGGTTCTGCATCGAATCCTACCTGTGTGATCCAGCCGAGCTTTGGAACGCCCTGCCTGCGCCCCAGCGGAACCGAGTCACCGACGCGGACGCCTGGACGGAGGTCATTCGCCAGCACATCCCGGATTGGGTGGCTCACGGCGCCATGTGGCGCGTGCTACGCGAGATCCACGAAACGAGCCGCTTCCCCAGCCAACTCGAAGAACACCCGATCACGGACGAGGCGCAGATTCGCCAGATCCTGGCTTCGTGGCATCAACAAATCGCGCCAGACATTGTCCTGGCGCGCTATCAGGTGGAATTGGCCGTTGGTCGTGCGTCGCCCAAGCCGGAACAGTTGCGGCAGCACATCCACGGCAAGAAGTTCTTCAACCAGGTCGTTGTGCAGGTTTTGGACCGGCTCTTTGCGGGCAAGGGTGCCGACGACTGGCAGCAGAGATTTCGCGACGCGCCGATCTTGCCGCCTCCCGACCTATCTGCCTTACTTGACCGTATCCTGGCGCAACTACCGTCAACAGGCCTGCCATGAGTGAACCCACCACACTCCTCGATGCCCTGACCGCGGCGTTGGCGCGCGCCGGCCAGTACAACAAGAACGACCAATGCCCGCCGGCTGCCATCCTCTGGCCCGACAAGGAGCGCCAGTGGGAGCCGCTGCTGCCGGCGCTGCGCGAGCGCCTGCCGCTGCTGACCCTGGGACCTTACGCGCCCGCGCAGCGCACCGGCCCGGCCTACTGGCTGCGCTGCATGATCGCGGCCACGCTGCCCCAGGATGTGCTGCCGGCCGGCGTCGTGCCGATCATCTACCTGCCGGGCATCAGCCGCGCCGACATCCGGGCCATCGAGGAGTGCCCCAAGCCGCTGCAGCCGTTGGCCGAGCTGCAGTACCGCGGCGTACTGTGGACGCACAAGAACGGCCGCGATTGGACAGTGGCCGGCTTCTTGCAAAGCGCCGACGGCGGGCTGGGCATCGCGGTGAGCGGCGACGCAGCCACGCGGGAGGCGCTGGAACGGGCGCTGCTCAAGCTGGCATACGAACCGCTCGCGCGCCTGAAAAAAGAAGCGCCGCTCAAGGCCGCGTTCTTCGACGAACTCTTGAACCCAGACCAGGCTCGACGGCTGCTCCTCTGGCTGAACGACCCGGAGGGGTATTCCCACGGGCTGGCGCCGGCCGAGTGGTACTCATTCTGCGACCTCTGCAAGCGCAAGTACGGCTTCCATCCTGTGGACGACGGCGCGCTGACCGCCGCCGAACGCCTGGGCGCGGCGCAGGGCGCCTGGGCAACCGTTTGGGCGCGCTACAATGAAAACCCCGAAGGGTATCCCAACCTGCCGGCTCTGCTGCGCCGGGCGCGGCCGCAGTTGGCGCTCTTCGACGCCCGCCAACCCTATTGGCCGCAGGATACCGAGGCGGCCGAAGGAGACCTGCGCGCGGCGCTTTTGGCGTTGGCCGCGGCGTCACCGGCCGCCGCGCGCCGGGGCATTGCGCATCTCGAGGCCGAACACGGCCCGCGCCGCGGCTGGATTTGGGCCAAGTTAGGACAGGCGCCGCTGGCGAAAGCACTGCAGCGCCTGGTCACCCTGACCCAAGCGACTGAGAAGCCGCTGAGCGGCGCGACCGTTGGTGATATCGCAACGGCGTACACCCAAAAGGGTTGGCAGGCTGATGCTGCGGCTCTGGACGCGCTCGCGGCAGTCGAAGCCGCTGAGGACGTGGCCGCGGTCAAGTCGGCGATCGCGACGCTCTACCGCTCATGGCTGGAAGGGGCCGCGACCGCGCTGCAAACCGCCGTCCTCGGCAACCCGGCCGCCAACTACGCGCCCGACGGTTTAAACCGTCCGCCGCCGGCAGCCGATGCAGGCACGTGCATCCTGTTCAGCGATGCGCTGCGCTTCGACGCCGGCATGAAGCTGGTGGCAGCATTGGAGCGGCGGGGTCTGTCATGTGCGACCGGATGGCGCCTGGCTGCCCTGCCGACGGTCACGCCGACGGCCAAGCCCGCGGTCTCGCCCGTCGCTGGCCTGATGACCGGCAGCCGCGAGCCGGGCCTGACCCCGGTGGTCGAAGCCACCGGCGCCAGCAGCACCGTTGCCGTGCTGCGCAAGCTGCTCGAAGGCGCCGGCTTTCAGATTCTCACCGGGGACGCTCTTGGCGATCCGCACGGGATGGCGTGGACCGAGCTGGGCGCCATTGATCAGTACGGTCACGAGCACGGCTGGAAAGTGGCGCATCACTTGGCGGGCGAGCTGCGCAGCCTGGAGAGGCGCATCGAGGCGCTGCTGGGTCACGGCTG
This portion of the Candidatus Amarolinea dominans genome encodes:
- a CDS encoding DUF4435 domain-containing protein, whose product is MSALPAWIVEIENLARGLPVILVEGKEDVMWFGHFLDLHAAGWRSRTFLAAAEGKRHVIQGTTIHRPSWIGIIDRDEWREADVVAAAGRSSRLHILPRFCIESYLCDPAELWNALPAPQRNRVTDADAWTEVIRQHIPDWVAHGAMWRVLREIHETSRFPSQLEEHPITDEAQIRQILASWHQQIAPDIVLARYQVELAVGRASPKPEQLRQHIHGKKFFNQVVVQVLDRLFAGKGADDWQQRFRDAPILPPPDLSALLDRILAQLPSTGLP
- the pglZ gene encoding BREX-1 system phosphatase PglZ type B — its product is MSEPTTLLDALTAALARAGQYNKNDQCPPAAILWPDKERQWEPLLPALRERLPLLTLGPYAPAQRTGPAYWLRCMIAATLPQDVLPAGVVPIIYLPGISRADIRAIEECPKPLQPLAELQYRGVLWTHKNGRDWTVAGFLQSADGGLGIAVSGDAATREALERALLKLAYEPLARLKKEAPLKAAFFDELLNPDQARRLLLWLNDPEGYSHGLAPAEWYSFCDLCKRKYGFHPVDDGALTAAERLGAAQGAWATVWARYNENPEGYPNLPALLRRARPQLALFDARQPYWPQDTEAAEGDLRAALLALAAASPAAARRGIAHLEAEHGPRRGWIWAKLGQAPLAKALQRLVTLTQATEKPLSGATVGDIATAYTQKGWQADAAALDALAAVEAAEDVAAVKSAIATLYRSWLEGAATALQTAVLGNPAANYAPDGLNRPPPAADAGTCILFSDALRFDAGMKLVAALERRGLSCATGWRLAALPTVTPTAKPAVSPVAGLMTGSREPGLTPVVEATGASSTVAVLRKLLEGAGFQILTGDALGDPHGMAWTELGAIDQYGHEHGWKVAHHLAGELRSLERRIEALLGHGWQRVIVVTDHGWLLLPGGLPKVELPQHLTVLRKGRCAVLKTNAQTDQHTVPWHWDKDVRIAVASGIACYEAGKEYEHGGISPQECIVPVITVSKPVAAAAQEVAVTGVTWKGLRCTVNMTGAGAGMTADIRTKAGNAATSLAAPKPIETGAASLLVPDDDQLGAAAFAVVLAADGSLAAQMPTTVGGQM